One genomic segment of Brassica napus cultivar Da-Ae chromosome A3, Da-Ae, whole genome shotgun sequence includes these proteins:
- the LOC106393182 gene encoding uncharacterized protein LOC106393182 — translation MDITGDVGTYYLGIARTAQVSEAVLGQQWNIRGHRSGHNHAHHAHIQNERVPLDEHGRDVVLWKHAENTYKPHFSSSKTWDQVWVKNDKVVWSKSLWFPQGVPRYSFIVWLAIKDRLSTGVRMRAWGIQQGCLMCGERDESRDQIIFACPFTFTIWNRLAGRLCGRRINPDWSLTLQFVTRNTLSSLDKILVQMVFQTCIYYMWKERNDRRHQKGYHSTEQAIRIIDKAIRNRISSLRYKPDHKLAGLMQRWFEVFDYT, via the coding sequence ATGGATATCACGGGTGATGTGGGTACGTATTACCTTGGAATTGCGAGAACCGCTCAAGTTAGTGAAGCAGTTCTGGGTCAGCAATGGAACATCAGGGGTCACAGGAGTGGGCATAACCATGCTCATCATGCCCATATCCAGAATGAAAGGGTACCACTTGATGAACATGGTAGAGACGTGGTGCTTTGGAAGCATGCGGAGAACACATATAAACCACACTTCTCTTCTAGTAAAACCTGGGATCAAGTATGGGTGAAGAATGATAAGGTGGTCTGGAGCAAGAGTTTATGGTTTCCACAGGGCGTTCCTAGATACTCTTTTATTGTATGGCTGGCAATAAAGGATCGACTATCAACTGGAGTGCGTATGAGGGCTTGGGGCATACAGCAAGGTTGCTTGATGTGTGGAGAAAGGGATGAGTCGAGGGACCAAATCATTTTTGCTTGTCCCTTTACTTTCACTATTTGGAACAGACTTGCAGGCCGGCTGTGTGGGAGAAGGATCAATCCTGACTGGAGTCTTACTTTGCAATTTGTTACCAGAAACACTCTTAGCAGCTTGGACAAGATACTAGTTCAAATGGTGTTTCAGACATGCATCTATTACATGTGGAAGGAGAGGAACGATCGGAGACATCAGAAAGGTTATCACAGTACAGAGCAAGCTATCCGAATCATCGACAAGGCCATACGGAACCGAATCAGTTCTCTACGATACAAACCAGACCATAAGTTAGCTGGGTTGATGCAGCGTTGGTTTGAGGTTTTTGATTACACATAG